One genomic window of Medicago truncatula cultivar Jemalong A17 chromosome 1, MtrunA17r5.0-ANR, whole genome shotgun sequence includes the following:
- the LOC120580149 gene encoding golgin subfamily A member 6-like protein 6, producing MMFKTFSRSFATRASQSHHCENHNFLSPTSFVGSWQAPKDPKEMLAQLRRDYAKQVKEVRKEYIREMEAMALEKQRKDDAQRESIRVANEERKKLKAQAAQLRAQERNIARQQFQQFLLKERVEKLEIWRMQAKKHEEKKAEKKELLHKRSSLWVDEAELEKEITNVVIATTYL from the exons ATGATGTTCAAGACATTTTCCCGTTCATTTGCAACGCGTGCGTCACAATCCCACCACTGTGAAAATCACAACTTCCTTTCACCGACCTCCTTTGTTGGTAGCTGGCAAGCTCCAAAAGATCCTAAGGAAATGCTTGCTCAGCTTCGGAGAGACTACGCAAAGCAAGTGAAAGAGGTTCGGAAGGAATACATTAGAGAAATGGAGGCTATGGCGTTGGAGAAGCAACGGAAGGACGATGCTCAGAGGGAATCAATTAGAGTCGCTAATGAAGAGCGTAAGAAACTTAAGGCTCAGGCTGCACAACTTAGAGCTCAGGAACGTAACATTGCTAGACAACAGTTTCAACAATTCCTT TTAAAAGAGAGAGTAGAGAAACTTGAAATTTGGAGAATGCAAGCCAAAAAGCACGAAGAGAAGAAGGCTGAAAAGAAAGAGTTATTGCATAAACGAAGTTCACTGTGGGTTGATGAAGCCGAACTCGAGAAGGAAATAACGAATGTTGTAATTGCTACAACATATCTTTGA
- the LOC11422766 gene encoding ABC transporter B family member 13: MDEVELACESSLECKKTKEEGTSKKQSKVESVSFFGLFGAADRTDYVLMFLGSVGSFVHGAALPVSFVLFGRMIDSLGHLSSNPHKFSSQISQHALYLVYLGVVVLVSAWMGVAFWTQTGERQTAWIRLRYLQSVLKKDIRFFDNEAKDANIISHISSDAILVQDAIGDKTGHAIRYLSQFIVGFGIGLTSVWQLTLLTLAVVPFIAIAGRTYLTIISTLSEKGKAAYAEAEKVAEEVISRVRTVYSFAGEEKAVGSYSKSLDKALKLGKKSGFAKGVGVGFTYGLLFCAWALLLWYASILVIHHKTNGGKAFTTIINAIFSGFALGQAALNIGSIAKGRTAAANIMNMIASVSESSKMLDDGFVLSQVAGKIDFYEVYFACPSRSKMIFENLSFSVSAGKTVAVVGSSSSGKSTIISLIQRFYDPTSGKVLLDGYDLKNFKLRWLRKQMGLVSQEPALFATTIAGNILFGKEDASVNEIIHAAKVVNAHSFITGLPQDYNTQVGEGGTQLLGGQKQIISLARAVLRNPKILLLDEATSALDAESELIVQQALKKIMLNRTTIIVAHRLSTVRNVDTIIVLKNGQVAESGTHLELMSRNGEYVSLQAPQNFTSSSSLFRLGSSRNYSFREIPNNLNNEEVQSSDQGLTSNTASVPSILGLLKLNAPEWPYAILGSVGAVLAGMEAPLFAIGITHILATFYSAQSPKIKHEVDHVAVIFVVLAVVTIPIYLLKHYFYSLMGDRLTARVRLLMFSAILTNEVAWFDINENNTSSLTATQAADATLVRSALADRLSTLVQNIALTVTAFVIAFTMSWKLTLVVAACLPFLIGAYITEQLFLKGFGGDYSHAYSKANSLARDAIVNIRIVTAFSAEDRMSTQFAYELNKPYKQALLRGQISGFGYGLTQLFAFCSYALVLWYASILIKKKESTFGDLMKSVVVLIITAIAIVETIALTPDIVKGTQALRSVFSILHRKTSINRNDPNSKMISEVKGDVKFQNVCFKYPMRPDITIFQNLNLRVSAGKSLAVVGQSGSGKSTVIALVMRFYDPTYGSVLIDECDIKSLNLRSLRQKIGLVQQEPALFSTTVYENIKYGKEEATEIEVMKAAKAANAHEFISTMAEGYKTKVGEKGVQLSRGQKQRVAIARAILKDPSILLLDEATNALDTISERLVLEAIDKLMEGRTMILVAHRLSTVRNADSIAVLQHGKVAEMGRHEKLMAKPGSIYKQLVSLQQEKHKQEEN; this comes from the exons atgGATGAAGTGGAGCTAGCTTGTGAGTCTAGCTTGGAATGCAAGAAAACCAAAGAGGAAGGAACGTcgaaaaaacaaagtaaagtgGAGAGTGTTTCGTTTTTTGGATTGTTTGGTGCAGCCGATAGAACTGATTATGTGTTAATGTTCCTTGGAAGTGTTGGTTCTTTTGTTCATGGTGCTGCTCTTCCTGTTtcctttgttttgtttggtcGTATGATTGATTCTCTCGGACACCTTTCTAGCAATCCTCACAAATTTTCCTCACAAATTTCTCAG CATGCTTTGTACTTGGTCTATCTTGGagttgttgttcttgtttctGCTTGGATGG GTGTTGCATTCTGGACGCAAACAGGCGAAAGACAAACGGCTTGGATAAGGTTAAGATATTTGCAGTCAGTACTAAAGAAGGATATTCGTTTCTTTGACAATGAAGCAAAGGATGCCAATATCATTTCTCACATCTCCAGTGATGCAATTTTGGTACAAGATGCAATTGGTGACAAA ACCGGGCATGCAATACGTTACCTTTCTCAATTCATTGTTGGATTTGGCATTGGATTGACATCAGTATGGCAGCTGACACTACTCACCTTGGCTGTTGTTCCATTCATAGCTATAGCAGGCCGAACTTACTTAACTATTATATCTACTTTATCGGAAAAAGGCAAAGCAGCTTATGCTGAAGCAGAAAAAGTTGCTGAAGAAGTAATTTCTCGAGTGCGTACAGTTTACTCATTTGCAGGAGAAGAAAAAGCTGTTGGTTCATACTCAAAGTCGCTTGATAAGGCTTTGAAGCTTGGAAAGAAGAGTGGTTTTGCAAAAGGTGTTGGAGTCGGTTTTACATATGGGCTGTTATTCTGTGCTTGGGCATTGCTTCTTTGGTATGCAAGCATACTTGTGATACATCATAAAACAAATGGAGGGAAAGCATTCACAACAATCATCAATGCCATCTTTAGTGGATT TGCCCTTGGTCAAGCTGCTCTAAACATTGGTTCCATTGCTAAAGGGCGAACAGCTGCAGCCAATATCATGAACATGATTGCATCTGTTTCAGAATCATCTAAAATGTTGGATGATGGTTTTGTGTTGTCACAAGTAGCagggaaaattgatttttatgaggTCTATTTTGCTTGCCCCTCAAGAAGCAAAATGATCTTTGAGAATTTGAGCTTCTCAGTGAGTGCTGGAAAGACGGTTGCCGTTGTTGGTTCAAGTAGTTCTGGAAAGAGCACAATCATTTCCCTTATTCAAAGGTTCTATGACCCCACTTCAG GTAAGGTCCTATTGGATGGATATGACttaaagaattttaaattgAGATGGTTGAGAAAACAAATGGGATTGGTGAGTCAAGAACCAGCACTATTTGCCACAACAATAGCTGGAAACATTTTATTTGGAAAAGAAGATGCAAGCGTGAATGAAATCATACATGCTGCCAAGGTTGTAAATGCTCATTCTTTCATAACAGGATTACCTCAAGATTACAATACTCAG GTTGGAGAAGGTGGTACACAACTTTTAGGGGGACAAAAGCAAATAATTTCTTTAGCAAGAGCAGTGCTCAGAAACCCGAAAATATTGCTTTTAGATGAGGCCACCAGTGCACTGGATGCTGAATCAGAACTCATTGTGCAGCAggcattgaaaaaaataatgttaaaccGGACAACAATAATTGTTGCACATCGATTATCCACTGTACGCAATGTAGATACAATTATTGTGTTGAAGAATGGCCAGGTTGCCGAAAGTGGGACTCATTTAGAATTGATGTCCAGAAATGGTGAGTATGTGAGTTTGCAGGCACCACAAAACTTCACAAGCTCTAGCTCATTATTTCGCTTGGGAAGTTCGAGAAATTATAGTTTTCGAGAAATTCCAAACAACCTGAACAATGAGGAGGTGCAATCAAGTGATCAAGGATTGACATCAAACACTGCTTCCGTTCCATCAATTTTGGGTCTACTGAAACTGAACGCTCCAGAATGGCCCTATGCAATTCTTGGGTCAGTAGGTGCAGTTTTGGCTGGCATGGAAGCTCCTCTCTTTGCCATTGGAATCACACACATTTTGGCTACATTTTACTCTGCTCAAAGTCCCAAGATCAAGCATGAAGTTGATCATGTAGCTGTTATATTTGTCGTCCTGGCTGTTGTTACCATACCTATTTATCTATTGAAACACTACTTCTATTCATTAATGGGAGACCGCCTCACCGCCCGTGTCCGTTTATTAATGTTCTCAG CTATTCTTACCAACGAAGTCGCATGGTTTGATATCAATGAGAACAATACTAGCTCACTTACAGCAACGCAAGCAGCTGATGCAACATTAGTAAGAAGTGCTCTAGCTGACAGACTCTCAACCCTTGTTCAAAACATAGCTCTCACCGTAACAGCATTTGTTATTGCCTTCACAATGAGTTGGAAACTAACATTAGTTGTTGCAGCTTGCCTTCCCTTTCTCATAGGAGCTTACATCACAGAG CAACTATTTCTCAAGGGATTTGGTGGAGATTACAGTCATGCTTACTCCAAAGCAAATTCTTTGGCTCGTGATGCTATTGTGAACATACGTATTGTCACTGCTTTCAGTGCAGAAGATCGAATGTCAACCCAATTCGCATATGAACTGAATAAACCTTACAAGCAGGCACTTCTGAGAGGCCAGATATCAGGTTTTGGTTACGGCTTGACCCAACTGTTTGCTTTCTGCTCCTATGCACTTGTACTTTGGTATGCATCCATATTAATCAAGAAGAAAGAGTCAACTTTCGGAGATCTCATGAAATCTGTTGTGGTCTTAATCATCACTGCTATTGCAATAGTAGAAACAATAGCCCTTACCCCAGATATTGTGAAAGGGACCCAAGCACTGAGATCGGTTTTCAGCATCCTCCATAGGAAAACATCCATCAACCGAAATGATCCGAATAGCAAAATGATAAGTGAAGTCAAAGGAGATGTTAAGTTTCAAAATGTGTGCTTCAAGTACCCAATGAGACCTGATATCACCATATTTCAGAACTTGAACCTCAGAGTCTCAGCAGGAAAAAGTCTAGCAGTAGTAGGCCAAAGCGGCTCGGGGAAGAGCACTGTGATCGCTCTTGTAATGAGATTTTACGACCCTACATACGGGTCGGTTCTGATAGACGAATGTGATATCAAAAGCCTAAATTTGAGATCATTAAGGCAGAAAATAGGATTGGTTCAGCAAGAACCTGCTTTGTTCTCTACGACGGTTTACGAAAATATCAAGTATGGAAAAGAGGAAGCAACAGAAATTGAGGTAATGAAGGCAGCCAAAGCTGCAAATGCTCATGAATTCATCAGTACAATGGCGGAAGGATACAAAACTAAGGTTGGTGAGAAAGGAGTGCAGTTATCAAGAGGACAAAAACAAAGAGTAGCGATCGCTAGAGCAATTCTGAAAGATCCATCCATCCTTCTGTTGGATGAAGCAACAAATGCACTGGACACAATATCAGAGAGACTTGTCCTAGAAGCTATTGATAAGCTTATGGAAGGTCGAACGATGATTTTGGTAGCTCACAGGCTTTCGACTGTTCGCAATGCAGACAGCATTGCAGTGCTGCAACATGGGAAGGTTGCAGAAATGGGAAGACATGAGAAGCTGATGGCTAAACCAGGAAGCATCTATAAGCAACTGGTTAGTCTACAGcaagaaaagcataaacaagaAGAGAATTAG
- the LOC11414593 gene encoding uncharacterized protein, whose protein sequence is MSDGNNVADDVKKHELDENNSLKKVCDQEDTNNGNSMPLTQHEEDDGKKHELNEDSLNKDIINNEKSKPKYGRLAKKPPLISKGRAYFDSADWALGKHGAQLRPKLQPTHKEVLSRRSTYAPSGDSQE, encoded by the coding sequence ATGTCAGATGGTAATAATGTTGCGGATGATGTGAAAAAACATGAACTTGATGAGAATAATTCTCTTAAGAAAGTTTGTGATCAAGAAGATACAAACAATGGAAACTCAATGCCTTTAACTCAACATGAGGAAGATGATGGTAAGAAACATGAACTGAATGAGGACTCTCTTAACAAAgatattataaataatgaaaaatcaaaGCCAAAGTATGGTAGATTGGCAAAGAAGCCTCCCCTAATATCAAAGGGTCGTGCTTATTTTGATTCTGCTGATTGGGCTTTGGGAAAGCATGGAGCTCAACTCCGTCCAAAGTTGCAGCCAACACATAAGGAAGTCCTATCAAGACGTTCAACTTAtgctccatcaggtgattctcaAGAGTAA
- the LOC11422765 gene encoding dentin sialophosphoprotein, protein MTLEDFFTLTEMKDGLTTPSRVQELVSVMKKEQDSIVKNTGDAIRQWAAVASTIAATENKDCLDLFIQLDGPWFIDRWLNDAQKLGGGTNDSVMEESITAMLRAVEKLYQDSEKLISSGMWATVSNLLGHHSSKVQDRARALFDKWKEVGNGDAKSHDMDTGQRNHMIDKNLKEEGQLSSVSGASNDNVHVLRLEGGEKSVLRSSDTQIPDKAANVKKESSDNAHQSSASLNCEELKERSNHLTTVLTSVQESASASESELTSSGICNLPVPKQGSFKDQPDDLQLNDLSMKEEQELNDNGPPEKLGAPINPKPESVSVGASEAQVKPVPAPIVPESSLEHDVKSSEVGICDKVIVSGSMKTPASDKMSVVDGARATDSSNPQLSKASMEEEGNSQVSNHVDDTSNGSDSFKQRKDPTSPNIIDKSSDMELDYGIVDALDVARQVAEEVTQVSDQDDDTSNSSDSFKQSKVSRSANIVNKNSEIELDYGMVDALQVARQVAEEVEREINNSSSEKSSEGGTRQAGSPESVGKNDDLACALPEVSSRQSNSAEACPEERHMSVSDDVVAEPECIPDLESSQLTEAAQDPGGNSEKSLCTFDLNEEYGSDDMNVSANTISTTPIPVVSASKPAQTSGLPTAPLQFEGTLGWKGSAATSAFRPASPRKNADNQKNVSAGGNSDISKQRQDFLDFDLNVAGGEDELVKQIGESSGLPSGQSSVEHSPKRSKRFELDLNSIGDDGDTQPSDQRMEGQLFFGRNGYWSPSPASSSSSMQPSVRNIDLNDRPYFQTDLLDQGPTKSSSSIEVYGLSKSDAPAISILGAKVEVGRKEPVPQIWSLPNGKAVEPAIDLTMMPGSGGVSGMGPAVSYNHSTFLGYNGLTSMPPLSFSPAVYGSGGTIPYMVDSRGAPVVPQVGGSSSNVLSSYAQPPYIMSMAGPQLGLNGVGPSRPNFDLNSGFMIDGGNRDALTARPFFFPGQSRAMEDRTLQQSSSSGVGGKRKEPDGSGWETYPFGYKHQQQPPWK, encoded by the coding sequence ATGACTCTTGAAGACTTCTTTACTTTGACCGAGATGAAAGATGGGCTCACAACCCCTTCTCGAGTGCAGGAGTTGGTCTCTGTGATGAAGAAGGAGCAAGACAGTATTGTGAAGAACACTGGTGATGCAATAAGACAATGGGCTGCTGTTGCAAGCACTATTGCTGCTACAGAGAATAAAGATTGCCTTGACCTTTTTATTCAATTAGATGGACCGTGGTTCATCGATAGATGGTTAAATGATGCTCAAAAATTGGGTGGTGGTACAAATGATAGTGTCATGGAAGAGTCAATTACTGCAATGTTACGAGCAGTTGAAAAGCTATATCAAGACAGTGAGAAGCTAATTTCATCAGGAATGTGGGCCACTGTAAGTAACCTTCTTGGTCATCACAGCTCCAAGGTTCAAGATAGAGCAAGAGCACTATTTGACAAGTGGAAAGAAGTTGGAAATGGAGATGCTAAGTCTCATGATATGGATACTGGTCAAAGAAACCATATGATTGATAAGAATCTCAAGGAGGAAGGCCAGTTGTCTTCAGTGAGCGGGGCTAGTAATGACAATGTTCATGTGTTGCGACTTGAAGGGGGTGAGAAGTCTGTACTGAGAAGCTCAGATACTCAGATACCAGATAAGGCTGCTAATGTTAAGAAAGAGAGTTCTGACAATGCACATCAGTCCTCTGCAAGTTTGAATTGTGAAGAGCTCAAAGAGAGATCAAACCATCTTACTACTGTTTTGACTTCTGTTCAAGAAAGTGCTTCCGCAAGTGAAAGTGAATTGACATCGTCTGGGATCTGCAACTTACCTGTACCGAAACAAGGAAGTTTCAAAGATCAACCTGATGATTTACAGTTGAATGACTTATCAATGAAGGAGGAGCAGGAACTAAATGATAATGGCCCTCCAGAGAAATTAGGAGCACCAATAAATCCTAAGCCTGAATCTGTTTCTGTTGGTGCTAGTGAAGCACAAGTTAAGCCTGTGCCTGCACCAATAGTGCCTGAATCTTCTTTGGAACATGATGTCAAAAGCAGTGAAGTTGGTATTTGTGATAAAGTAATAGTTTCTGGTAGCATGAAAACACCTGCCTCTGATAAAATGAGTGTGGTGGATGGTGCCAGAGCCACAGATTCTAGCAATCCACAACTATCTAAAGCTTCAATGGAGGAAGAAGGCAATAGCCAAGTTTCTAATCACGTCGACGATACCTCAAATGGCTCTGATTCTTTTAAACAAAGAAAAGATCCGACAAGCCCCAACATTATTGACAAGAGTTCTGACATGGAACTCGATTATGGTATTGTTGATGCTTTAGATGTTGCTCGACAAGTTGCTGAGGAAGTTACTCAAGTTTCTGATCAAGATGATGATACCTCAAATAGTTCTGATTCCTTCAAACAGAGCAAAGTTTCCAGAAGCGCTAACATTGTGAACAAGAATTCTGAAATTGAACTTGACTATGGCATGGTTGATGCTTTACAAGTCGCTCGACAAGTTGCTGAGGAAGTTGAGAGAGAAATCAATAACTCTTCTTCAGAGAAAAGCTCAGAAGGTGGAACAAGGCAAGCTGGCAGCCCGGAATCTGTTGGCAAAAATGATGACCTTGCATGTGCCCTACCCGAGGTGTCATCCAGACAAAGCAACTCCGCTGAAGCATGTCCTGAGGAGAGGCATATGAGTGTTTCAGATGATGTTGTAGCTGAGCCAGAATGCATCCCTGACTTGGAGTCTTCGCAGTTGACTGAAGCAGCTCAAGATCCAGGAGGTAATTCAGAGAAAAGCCTTTGCACCTTTGATCTTAATGAAGAATATGGTTCTGATGATATGAATGTTTCTGCAAATACCATATCTACAACACCGATACCTGTTGTCTCTGCTTCAAAACCTGCACAGACTTCAGGATTGCCAACAGCCCCTCTACAGTTTGAAGGAACACTTGGATGGAAAGGGTCGGCTGCCACCAGTGCCTTTCGTCCTGCATCACCTCGTAAAAATGCTGATAATCAGAAGAATGTTTCTGCTGGTGGGAACTCTGATATTTCCAAACAAAGGCAAGATTTTCTTGACTTTGATCTGAATGTGGCTGGGGGTGAAGATGAACTGGTAAAACAAATTGGTGAATCTTCAGGCTTGCCTTCTGGGCAATCATCAGTGGAACATAGCCCTAAAAGATCAAAGAGGTTTGAATTAGATTTGAATAGTATTGGTGATGATGGTGATACCCAACCTTCAGATCAGAGGATGGAGGGGCAGCTCTTCTTTGGAAGAAATGGCTATTGGAGCCCATCACCTGCATCATCATCGTCGTCAATGCAGCCGTCAGTTCGAAACATTGATTTGAATGATAGACCGTACTTTCAAACTGATTTACTGGACCAAGGGCCTACCAAATCTTCTTCGAGTATTGAAGTATATGGACTTTCCAAATCAGATGCTCCTGCAATATCTATTTTGGGTGCCAAGGTGGAAGTCGGTAGAAAAGAGCCTGTTCCTCAAATTTGGTCTTTGCCAAATGGCAAGGCTGTTGAGCCTGCAATAGATCTTACAATGATGCCAGGATCTGGTGGCGTTTCAGGGATGGGCCCTGCGGTATCCTATAATCATTCAACTTTTTTGGGATATAATGGACTGACATCAATGCCCCCTTTGTCTTTTTCACCAGCCGTGTATGGATCAGGTGGTACAATTCCTTACATGGTGGACTCAAGAGGAGCTCCGGTGGTACCTCAAGTTGGGGGATCTTCCTCAAATGTCCTATCATCTTACGCTCAGCCCCCATATATTATGAGCATGGCCGGTCCACAACTTGGTTTAAACGGTGTTGGACCTTCCCGTCCCAACTTTGATCTTAACTCGGGTTTCATGATTGATGGCGGGAATAGAGATGCATTGACTGCACGGCCGTTTTTCTTTCCTGGTCAAAGCAGAGCTATGGAAGATAGGACCCTTCAACAATCCTCAAGTTCAGGGGTTGGTGGCAAAAGAAAAGAACCAGATGGTAGCGGGTGGGAAACATATCCATTTGGCTACAAACATCAGCAACAACCTCCGTGGAAGTAG
- the LOC11414595 gene encoding synaptotagmin-2, with amino-acid sequence MSILSTIASFLGFGIGTSLGLLIGYFMFIYFESIDVKDPTFTPLVEQEAKTVQQLLPEIPLWIKNPDYDRLDWLNKFVECMWPYLNKAICKTTRTIAKPIIAEQIPKYKIDSVEFEELNLGSLPPTFQGMKVYSTDEKELIMELSMKWAGNPNIIVAVKAFGLRATVQVVDLQVFASPRIMLKPLVPSFPCFANIYVSLMEKPHVDFGLKLLGADAMSIPGLYRIVQEIIKDQVAKMYLWPKALQVQIMDPSQAMKKPVGILHVKILKAVKLRKKDIMGGADPYVKLKLKDDKLASKKTTVKYKNLNPEWNEEFNVVIKDPESQDLMLNVYDWEQFGKAEKMGMNVIPLKELTPNEPKLLTLKLLKTLVPNDPENEKSRGELIVEVMYKPFKDDEVSKNSEDTEKAPEGTPASGGLLLISIHEAEDVEGKHHTNPFARLIFKGEERKTKHVRKNRDPRWGETFQFTLEEPPINERLYVEVISASSKLGLLHPKETLGYVDINLSDVVSNKRINEKYHLIDSKNGKIQIELQWRTP; translated from the exons ATGAGTATTTTAAGTACTATAGCTAGTTTTTTAGGATTTGGAATTGGAACTTCACTTGGATTGCTGATAGGATACTTTATGTTTATATACTTTGAATCAATAGATGTCAAG GATCCTACATTTACTCCTTTGGTTGAGCAAGAAGCTAAAACTGTGCAACAATTGCTTCCAGAAATACCCTTATGGATAAAAAATCCAGACTATGACCGt CTTGATTGGCTTAATAAATTTGTTGAGTGTATGTGGCCTTATTTGAACAAG GCAATTTGCAAGACTACAAGAACTATAGCAAAGCCTATTATTGCGGAACAAATTCCAAAGTATAAAATTGATtcagttgaatttgaagaaCTTAATTTGGGCTCTTTGCCACCAACTTTTCAAG GAATGAAAGTGTATAGCACTGATGAAAAGGAATTGATTATGGAACTATCAATGAAATGGGCTGGGAATCCTAACATTATAGTTGCAGTTAAAGCATTTGGATTGCGAGCAACCGTTCAG GTTGTTGATTTGCAAGTGTTTGCTTCTCCGCGCATAATGTTGAAGCCTTTGGTTCCTAGTTTTCCTTGTTTCGCCAATATTTACGTGTCTCTCATGGAAAAG CCACATGTTGATTTTGGATTAAAACTACTTGGAGCTGATGCAATGTCTATTCCTGGTCTTTACAGGATTGTCCAG GAAATTATAAAAGATCAGGTTGCAAAAATGTATCTGTGGCCTAAGGCTTTACAGGTGCAAATAATGGATCCATCACA GGCCATGAAAAAACCAGTTGGAATTCTTCATGTGAAGATTCTGAAAGCAGTGAAGCTTAGAAAGAAAGATATAATGGGAGGAGCAGACCCTTATGTGAAACTTAAACTCAAAGATGATAAACTTGCTTCAAAGAAAACAACTGTGAAATACAAGAACTTGAATCCAGAATGGAATGAAGAATTTAATGTGGTGATTAAAGATCCAGAATCTCAAGACTTAATGCTTAATGTTTATGATTGGGAACAG TTTGGAAAGGCTGAGAAGATGGGTATGAATGTAATTCCATTGAAAGAGCTTACACCAAATGAACCAAAACTACTTACTCTTAAATTACTCAAGACACTTGTACCTAATGATCCTGAGAATGAGAAGTCGCGTGGAGAGCTCATTGTGGAAGTTATGTACAAACCTTTTAAGGATGATGAAGTATCTAAAAATTCAGAAGACACAGAAAAGGCTCCGGAAGGAACACCTGCTAGTGGTGGTTTGCTTTTGATTAGCATCCATGAAGCTGAAGATGTTGAAGGAAAACACCACACAAATCCGTTTGCGCGGCTTATTTTTAAAGGCGAGGAAAGAAAAACCAAG CATGTAAGGAAAAATAGAGATCCAAGATGGGGTGAAACATTTCAATTTACACTAGAGGAACCCCCCATCAATGAGAGGCTTTATGTTGAAGTGATAAGTGCATCCTCAAAGTTAGGCCTGCTGCATCCAAAG GAAACTCTTGGATATGTGGATATAAATTTATCTGATGTGGTTAGCAACAAAAGAATCAATGAGAAGTATCATCTTATTGACTCCAAAAATGGAAAGATTCAAATTGAGCTTCAGTGGAGAACCCCATAA
- the LOC120580150 gene encoding uncharacterized protein, whose protein sequence is MLDEEVFSLLGNFSHAKSIKFEVSKVLRQPQKLCVFPMLTDLEVGLVSVNILLALLQKTPVLKTLVLKGIRTFVEELLSSAVVPDCLASLHVVKFEEINRDDHELFLATFFMENGMILESMCFSAARQILDKYEMMQEFKEKLYLLNFNSVVEFSYE, encoded by the exons ATGCTAGATGAAGAGGTTTTTTCTCTTCTCGGAAATTTCAGTCATGCGAAGTCTATCAAATTCGAGGTATCAAAG GTTCTGAGGCAACCACAGAAGCTATGTGTATTTCCAATGTTGACCGATTTGGAGGTTGGTTTAGTTAGTGTTAATATTCTGTTAGCCTTGCTTCAAAAGACGCCGGTTCTCAAGACACTAGTTCTTAAG GGAATACGTACATTTGTGGAAGAGCTTCTGAGTTCTGCTGTTGTGCCCGATTGTTTGGCTTCTCTCCATGTTgtgaaatttgaagaaattaatagAGACGATCATGAGTTATTTTTAGCTacattttttatggaaaatggtATGATCTTGGAGAGTATGTGTTTCTCTGCTGCTAGGCAAATCCTGGACAAATATGAGATGATGCAAGAATTTAAGGAGAAACTGTACTTACTTAATTTCAATTCTGTTGTTGAATTTTCATATGAATAG